The proteins below come from a single Melospiza melodia melodia isolate bMelMel2 chromosome 12, bMelMel2.pri, whole genome shotgun sequence genomic window:
- the OSTN gene encoding osteocrin, translated as MLQFQLVAAHLALVIALLWWNSSSVLLAQAAPEPLEPPAALGVGDPPIASEEKSATNLAAKLFLLDDLVSLENEVTETKKKRSFPGFGCPIDRISSSSVDAKGKQRKVLELPKRRFGVPLDRIGVSQLGDTRG; from the exons ATGCTGCAGTTCCAGCTGGTGGCGGCGCATTTGGCCCTGGTGATTGCCCTGCTGTGGTGGAACTCCAGCTCGGTGCTCCTTGCACAGGCAGCTCCAGAG CCTCTGGagcctcctgctgctctgggtgtgGGAGACCCTCCCATTGCCAGTGAAGAGAAATCAGCCACCAACCTGGCAGCCAAACTGTTCCTGCTTGATGACTTGGTGTCTCTGGAGAACGAGGTGACTGagaccaagaagaaaagaagcttCCCAGGATTTGGCTGCCCCATTGACAGAATTTCTTCATCCTCTGTGGACGCTAAAGGCAAACAGAG GAAAGTGCTGGAGCTGCCTAAgagaaggtttggagttcctcTGGACCGGATTGGAGTGAGCCAGCTCGGTGACACCAGGGGttag